The sequence GGTCGAGTTCGACCCCGAGGTGCTGAGCTACGAGGACGTGCTGAAGGTCTTCTTCACGGTCCACGACCCGACGCAACTCAACCGGCAAGGACCCGACGTGGGCACCCAGTATCGGTCGGCCATATTCTACCACGACGACGACCAGCGCGAGGTCGCCGAGCGGTTCATCGACGAGTTGGAGGCCGAAGGGGCCTACGACGAGGACGACATCGTGACCGAGGTCGAACCCCTCGATACCTTCTACGAAGCCGAGGAGTACCACCAAGACTACTACGAGAAGAACCCCAACGACCAGTACTGCTCGATTCAGGCCGAACCGAAGGTTCAGAAGGTCCGCGAGAAGTTCGCCGACAAACTCAAACAGTAGGTCCGTCGTCGCCTCGCGCGGAGAGTTACGACCCCGCGCTCACCGGACCGAGGAGACCGGCTATCTCGGCGTCGGCACCATCGTAACGTCCGTGTCGGGTCGCAACGAGATGGAGGGCTTGAACTCGATTTTCTCCAGCGTCGTCTCCAACTCCCAGTTCCGGAGCATCGTGGCCAGAATCGCCTTCACCTCGAACTTCGCGAACCGCGAGGCGATACAGCGGCGCGGGCCGCCGCCGAACGGGAAGTAGGCGAACCCCGGCAGGCGCTCCTCGAACTCGTCGGTCCAGCGTTCGGGGCGGTAGCTCAACGGGTCGTCGTAGAACGTCGAGTCGCGGTGGATGGCCCACTGCTGACACGAGACGGTCGTGCCCTCGGGGATGGCGTAGCCCGCGAGCGTCGTGTCGGCTTTGGTCTCTCGGAGCATCGAGTAGACCGGCGGATAGAGCCGTAGCGACTCGGTGAGCGCCTTGTCGAGGTACGTGAGTCGCGGTATGTCGGCGAACGTGGGCGCGTCGCCGTCCAGCACGTCGTCCAGTTCGGCGTGGACCTTCTCCATCGCGTAGGGGTTCTTGGCGAGCAACTGGAGGGTGTAGGTCGCCGACAGCGTGGTGTTCTCGTGGGCCGCCAGCAGGAGCGTGAACACCTCGTCGCGTATCTGCTGGCGCGAGAGCGGGTCGTCCTTGTCCAGCAGGAGGTCGATGACCGTCTGTTGGTCCGAGTCGCTGGCCTTCGCCTCGTCGATGATGGTGTAGGCCGTCTCGTCTATCAGCGCGAGCGCCTCCCGGTACTCGCGCTTGCCGGGCATGGGCATCCACTCAGGGACTTCGACCGGCCGCCAGAGTCGCCGCGCCACGTAGTCCCGGACCGTCTCCATCGCGGCGGGGATGTCGCCGTCCAGCGGTCGCACGTCGAAGTCGAACAGCACCTTCCCGGCGATTTCGAGGGTGGTGTACATCAGGTCCTCGTAGACGCTTCGCTCCTCGCCGGAGGTCCAGCGGTCCATCCGGCGCTGAGTGTAGTCGGTCATCACCTGACAGTGGCGACTCAGCGTCTCGGGGTCGAACGCGGGTTCGAGGGTCTCGCGCTGGGACTGCCAGAAGTCGCCCTCCGCGAGCAACACGCCGTTCCCGCAGATGGGTCCCATCAGGTCGTCGAACTGCTGGCCCTTGACGTACTCGTCGTCGTTGTTGACCAACACGTCCTTGACGTACTCGGGGGAACTCACCGTCACGAAATCGTTGCCGCCGAGGGTGAAGTACGCGACCGGGCCATACTCGTCGGCGGTCTCGGTGTAAAACTGGAGCGGGTCCTCGAAGAACTCTTTCAGACTTCCGACGAGCGGCAGTTCGTCTGGTCCGGGGGGTTTCGTTGCTACTTCGACATCGTTCGCTGTGGTTTCGGCCATGGGTTGTCTCCTCGTACGTGAGAACCGTCGCGAGTACGTCCCCGGACCGACCGCCGTCGAGTCACCGTCGGGGATTCATACCGGACGACTGTTATATTACTGTAAATTTATTTCTAGATTTAAGTAATTTTGGTATCTACCGAACTTCACGAGGAGAACCGTAATCGAATCGGAAGCGACTCTCTTTTCCGCGGACGGCGGCCGAGAGACGAGGAGCCCCGACGTTCGACGCGGCAAGTCGGTCGTCGCTCGACGGGAGGGCGAGCCTGACAGACGTTATGTATATCAAAACTATTAATTAACCCTATATCAATACTCTGTTCGTGAGTGAATTAATGGCGGGAAAACAGAATAATAAAGTTTCCCGCACCCCTTTGGGCGTCGTCAAAAAGATAGTCGTTCTCGGCCGACCGCGGACGTGGTTCTTCTCGTACTTCGCGTGTCTGGCGGGACTCGCGATGGGGAGTCAGACGCCCTCGCTGTTCGTCACGGTCGTCGCCCTCGCGCTGTTCTCGGTCACGACCGCCGCGACGAACCAACTCAACGCCTACACCGACAGGGACGAGGACGAAGCCAACCTCCCCGGCAGGGTGTCGATGGTCGATTACGTCGGCCCGACCCGACTGCGGAACGTCGCGCTCGGCAGTTTCATGGCCGTCGTCTTCGTCGCTTTCTGGGTCGATATCGTGTTCGGCGTCGTCATGACTGTCGCCGCGCTCGACTGCATCTTCTACTCGATGCCGCCCCTGCGACTCAAGGCGCGACCGCTCGCGAGTCTCGTGGCGTTCTCCGGCGCGTTCGGCTTCCCGCTCGTGGCCGGATACCTGCTGACCTCACCGACCGTCTCGCTCCCGCCCATCGTGGCGATAATGACTTTCTGGTTCTTCACCTACGGCGCGGTCAAGAACCTCCCCGACTACCACGGCGACAAGGAGGCGGGCCTCCGGACCCCGGCGACGATATTCGACACGCGACGCGACGCCGTGGTCTTCGCCGCCGCGTTGCTCCTGACTCCGTTCCCGCTCATCGTCGGTGCCGCCTTGAGCGGTCTCATCGCGACGAAGTACCTCCTGTTGCTCGTGTTCCTGCTGTTCTTGGTCTACCTGCTGAAGAAGACCTTCGACAGCGACACGGCGAAGGAACTGGAAATCGCTCACACCGACGGGTTCTTCTACGCCGTCTCGGTGTCCGCGGTGTTCTTCCTGCTCCAAACCCAGTCGGTTCGGGCGCTCGCGCTCGCCGCTGCGCCGTTCGCCCTCCTCGGCGTCATCGAGAAGGCCGAGTTCGACTCCCGGTAGACCTGAGACGGCGACGCTCGTCCAACTATCGGCGAGCCGACGCCCGAAATCAATCCACAGGTGTTATACCCTTTCTCTCATAGACGTTCGTCATGGGAACAATTACGACCGGTCGCCCGTTGGACGAGAACGGCGACTTCCGCGACGGTCCGGCGCTCGAACTCGACCCGGACGGACCCGCGGCCGAGATGCTGGCGGACTCGCCGTACCCGCTCGCGTCCGGCCCGGCCGCCGACACGTGGTCCGCGATAACGCAACTCCCCGAGCGCGACGGCTCGTCGGAGCCCGCGATGGTCGTGTGGCTCGGCCCCGACGCGACCGAACTGCCGCCACACGTCCACCGTCACGACTCGGAGTACTTCCGCGCGCTGACCGGGGAAGTGACCTTCGTCGTGGACGACGAACCCCACCGACTCGGCCGCGGCGAGGAGATAACCGTCGAACCCGGCCAAAAGCACTACTTCCGGAACGACACGGACGAACACGTCGCGTTCTACGCCGAGGTGCCGTGGACCAAGACCATCGAGACCCAGATGACCACCTTCGGGATGGACCACGAGGGGAAGTTCGGGAGCGACGGGTCGTTCGGCGACCCCGACGCGATACAGGGACTCCTGCTGTCGGAGTACATCAGCGACGGGACGCGAATCACCGCGGCACCGTTCGCGGTCCAGCGGCTCATGTGGGCGACGGTCGGCCGCGTCGCCAAGCTGATGGGCCGGGAGGCGACCGACGACAAGTACATGCGAGACGAGTTCTGGGAGCGTCACGTCGAGCAACCGGAGCTGTAGGGACGTGAGTCTGTCAACCGTAGCGCGATACGACGATGGTCGGCTCGCTCGGACTGACGACGAGGTCGTCGTCGTCGGGGCGAGCATGGCCGGACTCCTCGCCGGGCGCGTCCTCGCCGACTACGCACGGGAGGTCACGATTCTGGACAAGGACCCGCTTCCCGACGAGTCGGTCGCGCGCCGAGGAGTCCGGCAGGCCGAACACGTCCACGTCATGCTGGAGGCCGGACGCGCCACGCTCGAAGACCTCTTTCCGGGGTTCAGCGAGGAGTTGCTCTCGGCGGGCGGTCTCGTCGTGGACGGCGCGAGGGACGTGCGCCAGCATCAGGAAGGCGACTTCCTCGCCGACGGGCGGTCGCGGTTTCCGCTGTACTGTGCGAGTCGGCCGCTGTTCGAGCGGGTCGTCCGTCGCCGGGTCGCCGAGCGACCGAACGTCACGCTCCGGCCCAACTGCACGTTCACCGGCTATCGCCACGACGAGGAGGCCCGGCGGGTCACCGGCGCGACGGTCGCGGACGAGGGCGGGGAGACGACCGCGCTCGACGCCGACCTCGTGGTGGACGCCACCGGTCGGACCTCCCGGACGCCCGACTGGCTCGCGGCCAACGGGTACGAGTCGCCCGCGGCCGAGGAGGTGACCGTCGATTTGGCTTACAGCACGGTCGCCGTCGAGCGTCCGCCGGACGACCGCCGGGCGTTGCTCGTCTCGCCGTCGCCGCCCGTCACCCGCGGCGGAACCGCGGTTCCGGTCGAGGACGACCGCTGGATAGTGACGCTGTTCGGACTCCACGGCGACCACCCGCCCGCCGACCCCGGGGGCGTCGAAACGTTCGCCGAAGGACTCCCGACGCCGGAACTGGCCGCCCTGCTGGCCGACCACGAGTGGGTCTCCGACGAGGTCCACCAGTATCCGTTCCCCGCGAGCGTCCGGCGTCGCTACGACGAGGTGGGCGCGTTTCCCGACGGTCTCGTCGTGTTGGGCGACGCGATAGCGAGCTTCAACCCCATCTACGGGCAGGGGATGTCGGTGGCCGCCCTCGAAGCGGTGCAACTGCACCACGCGCTCGCGGAGGGCGGACGGGCCGACCTCGCACCGCGATTCTTCGAGAAGGCCGACGCCGTGGTCGATTCCGCGTGGAAAATCGCCGCCGGAGCGGACTTCGACTTCCCGCAGACCGAGGGCCCCGAACCCGCCGGAGCCGGGCTACTCAATCGCTACGTCTCGCGGTTGGTCCGGACCGCCCACGACGACCCGAAGGTGGCCGAGCGGTTCGGCCGCGTCATCCGCTTGGAGCGGTCGCCGACGGCGCTGGTGGCCCCGGACGTTCTCCTCCGGGTCCTCGCTCCCGCGTCGGTCAGGCGGTTCTTCTGAGCGGGACTCATCTCTCTCGAACTTCGTCGTTCTCCTCGAATCCGCACTCGTTACTCTAGAATCGAGTGTAAATCTATGCCGTACCGGCAGAGTTATAATAAATCGTTCGTGATGGATTGGTGATACAGTCGCATGTCCGACCTCCTCCCGTTTCTCCTCGACCCGCCGCCCGAGTCGATAGCCGAGTACTACACCTACGCCGCGGAGTACGTCGTCGGCGTGACCGACGGTATGGGCTTCGACCACGACGGCATCGAATCGACGGTCGAACGCGGTGCCGACGCCCTCGCGTCGGAGACTCGGGAGGTCGAACCCGCGACAGCCCGGTCCATCGCGTCGGTCCTGCTGGACGACGCGGCGTGGTACACCGCCTACGCCGAGTGGCGACCGCTCCCGACTCAACTGGCGTTCAAGTTCCGGTTCTTTCCGCTGATTCGCGCGCTCCGCGACGTGGCCGAACCGTACGCCCGCCGCGTCGGGTCGGTCTCGCACCCGCCGTTCAGTCGGCCCGCGGACGTGACCGTCGCCGGGCGACCGGTTTCGAACTTCATCGACGACGCCGAGCGACAGTTCCTCCTCGGGGCCGCCATCCTACAGACCGAGTGGTACGTCGACGCCGCGACCCACCACGGCGTCTCGGTTCCGGACGGTCTCCTCGAACGCTCGACCGAGGAGTTCGCCGCCTACTTCGCGGGCAAGCGAGACTCCTTCTCGCCGCAAGTGCGCAAATTCCAGTCCGAACTGTTCCGCGAGAGCGTCCGGTGGGTCACCCGGTTCGAGCGACGCTTCGGCCGGGCGTCGTTGCTGGACGCGGAGGGAATCAGCGACACGGCCAAGCAGAACATCGACCTGATGGAGACGTTCTTGGAATCGGAACTGCGCGCACAGTGAGTGAGGCTCGGCTGTCGGAAGCGACGGAGGTGAACCCGGTGCGCGTCCGGATCGTGGCCCAGTATGCTAGGGGAATCGTATTACTTCCCTCATTCTCTATATGGTTTCATCGGTTGATTCTACCATGAGTACGGAGAGAAACAGCAATTCGTCCCGGTCACTGACCCGCATCTTAGCCGAGGAGATCGCGGACCAGAGCGACTACGACCTCGGCAACTCCGAGTTCTGCCTCTACGACGAGACCGACGCCGAAGCGTTAGAGACCTTCGTGGAGAACACCGATGGCCCCCTGAGAACCGAAATCCGACTCTTCGAGATGACCGTCACCATCAGAAAGACCCGTGACGGAGCGACCACGGTGTCAATCGAACCGGTAGACGAACCGACGGCCTGCGACTGAAGCGACCGGAAGCGGGCGACCGACGGCGTAGTTCCTGACCGGGTAGAGGTCTCCGAGTGTCTACTTCCCGTTAATTCGGACCGTTCGGAAAACGAGTGGGCGCTACAGGATTTGAACCCGTGGCAGCTTGGTCCGAAGCCAAGTACTCTGTCCAGACTGAGCTAAGCGCCCTCATCCAATCGTAATGCCTCGCTTGTTTTAAACACAGTGGTTTCGACCGGCCGTGGGCTGGCGTACCGAACTCAGTCGGTGACGACGCCGTCCCAGTCGATGCGGTCGATGACGCAACCGTCGCAGTCGGGGCAGGTCTGACGGTCGAGCGAGAACGTCGCGCCGCAGTTCTTGCACTCGTAGCTCTCGTCGGAATCGGTCTGGCAGACCACGCGTGCAAGTTTCTCGGCGAGACTCATGCTGCTACGACCACCTGTTTCTACGAACTGCGTTAAGACAGTTTTCATTTGTCGCGCCGAGAACAGCCAATAGAGTGGCTGAAATAGTATTTTACGGGGCGCTCTAGAGTGCTGTGAAACGGGTGTTGAGTGATGCTACGGCGGCAGTGTCAGCGCGAGGTGGGTCGTGACCGCCTCGTCGGCGCTCGGCCGGGACCCGTCCGCGCGGCGTTCGGCACAGTCGGAATCGAGGCGTTCGCCGTCTCTCGCGAGCGCGGCGAGGTTGCGCCGGACCAGCGCGGCGTCGGACTCGGCGAGGCCATCGAATAGGCCGGGACCGAGCGCGCGCCGGAGGTCGTCGCCAGCGAACCGGTCCCCGCGCTCGCCGTCGCTCGCCTCCGCGTCGGCGCGCAGTCGAATCCATGTCCGGACCGTCGCGGTCAGATATCGGCGAGCGAGTCGTTCGGGGTCGGGCGCGCCGGGAATCGTCGCGAGGTAGGCCGCCGCGTTCGAGTCCGCGACGGCGACGTTCTCGCCGACCCACTCGCGGACCGCCACGGTGGACGCGTCCGGGTCGAGGGCGTCGGCCGCACGCTCGCAGAGTTCCCGCTCCTCGTCGGCGACGCGGTGGAAGGCGTCGCCGACGACCACGGTGTCCGCGCCCGCGGCGAGCATCTCCTCGGCGCGCTCCCGCGAGTCGATGCCGCCGCCGTACCAGAGCCGCGACCACGTCAGTCCGTCCGCGATGGCGTCGAGGGTCCGGACGGCTTCGTCCCCGCCGTACGTCCCCGAGTATTCGA is a genomic window of Halorussus salinus containing:
- a CDS encoding cupin domain-containing protein; the protein is MGTITTGRPLDENGDFRDGPALELDPDGPAAEMLADSPYPLASGPAADTWSAITQLPERDGSSEPAMVVWLGPDATELPPHVHRHDSEYFRALTGEVTFVVDDEPHRLGRGEEITVEPGQKHYFRNDTDEHVAFYAEVPWTKTIETQMTTFGMDHEGKFGSDGSFGDPDAIQGLLLSEYISDGTRITAAPFAVQRLMWATVGRVAKLMGREATDDKYMRDEFWERHVEQPEL
- a CDS encoding UbiA family prenyltransferase; the protein is MAGKQNNKVSRTPLGVVKKIVVLGRPRTWFFSYFACLAGLAMGSQTPSLFVTVVALALFSVTTAATNQLNAYTDRDEDEANLPGRVSMVDYVGPTRLRNVALGSFMAVVFVAFWVDIVFGVVMTVAALDCIFYSMPPLRLKARPLASLVAFSGAFGFPLVAGYLLTSPTVSLPPIVAIMTFWFFTYGAVKNLPDYHGDKEAGLRTPATIFDTRRDAVVFAAALLLTPFPLIVGAALSGLIATKYLLLLVFLLFLVYLLKKTFDSDTAKELEIAHTDGFFYAVSVSAVFFLLQTQSVRALALAAAPFALLGVIEKAEFDSR
- the msrA gene encoding peptide-methionine (S)-S-oxide reductase MsrA, with the translated sequence MTTNSATLGGGCFWCTEAAFKELDGVTAVTSGYAGGHVADPTYEEVCSGDTGHAEVVRVEFDPEVLSYEDVLKVFFTVHDPTQLNRQGPDVGTQYRSAIFYHDDDQREVAERFIDELEAEGAYDEDDIVTEVEPLDTFYEAEEYHQDYYEKNPNDQYCSIQAEPKVQKVREKFADKLKQ
- a CDS encoding cytochrome P450; translation: MAETTANDVEVATKPPGPDELPLVGSLKEFFEDPLQFYTETADEYGPVAYFTLGGNDFVTVSSPEYVKDVLVNNDDEYVKGQQFDDLMGPICGNGVLLAEGDFWQSQRETLEPAFDPETLSRHCQVMTDYTQRRMDRWTSGEERSVYEDLMYTTLEIAGKVLFDFDVRPLDGDIPAAMETVRDYVARRLWRPVEVPEWMPMPGKREYREALALIDETAYTIIDEAKASDSDQQTVIDLLLDKDDPLSRQQIRDEVFTLLLAAHENTTLSATYTLQLLAKNPYAMEKVHAELDDVLDGDAPTFADIPRLTYLDKALTESLRLYPPVYSMLRETKADTTLAGYAIPEGTTVSCQQWAIHRDSTFYDDPLSYRPERWTDEFEERLPGFAYFPFGGGPRRCIASRFAKFEVKAILATMLRNWELETTLEKIEFKPSISLRPDTDVTMVPTPR
- a CDS encoding FAD-dependent oxidoreductase, which encodes MSLSTVARYDDGRLARTDDEVVVVGASMAGLLAGRVLADYAREVTILDKDPLPDESVARRGVRQAEHVHVMLEAGRATLEDLFPGFSEELLSAGGLVVDGARDVRQHQEGDFLADGRSRFPLYCASRPLFERVVRRRVAERPNVTLRPNCTFTGYRHDEEARRVTGATVADEGGETTALDADLVVDATGRTSRTPDWLAANGYESPAAEEVTVDLAYSTVAVERPPDDRRALLVSPSPPVTRGGTAVPVEDDRWIVTLFGLHGDHPPADPGGVETFAEGLPTPELAALLADHEWVSDEVHQYPFPASVRRRYDEVGAFPDGLVVLGDAIASFNPIYGQGMSVAALEAVQLHHALAEGGRADLAPRFFEKADAVVDSAWKIAAGADFDFPQTEGPEPAGAGLLNRYVSRLVRTAHDDPKVAERFGRVIRLERSPTALVAPDVLLRVLAPASVRRFF